A window of the Pseudoalteromonas sp. A25 genome harbors these coding sequences:
- a CDS encoding adenosylcobinamide-GDP ribazoletransferase — protein MAMVFLTRLPIKINATVNDELLNDASRHFALVGLFIGLGLALIYIVSHSLFPVSVAVILTLAAGVLLTGAFHEDGFADIWDGFGGGWSVEQKLSIMKDSRLGTYGALALCLLMLLKFQLLVLLGSVWYLPCVALILAHTLSRAMATSLIGLLPYVQLDNQSKVKPVVRGLSQSAKESLFVCALSVLLLTWVLGFLSFWYAIVMVICLWLIRKLCVVWFNKQLGGYTGDCLGAAQQIAEVSVYLVCLKAWL, from the coding sequence ATGGCTATGGTATTTTTAACGCGCTTACCGATCAAAATAAACGCCACGGTGAACGATGAATTGCTTAATGATGCTAGTCGACATTTTGCACTTGTTGGGTTGTTTATTGGTTTGGGGTTAGCGCTTATTTATATTGTTTCACATAGCCTATTCCCAGTTTCTGTTGCCGTGATTTTGACGTTAGCGGCAGGGGTTTTGCTCACGGGCGCATTCCATGAAGATGGTTTTGCAGATATCTGGGATGGTTTTGGTGGCGGTTGGTCTGTTGAGCAAAAGCTAAGCATTATGAAAGACTCCCGTTTAGGCACATATGGTGCATTGGCGCTGTGTTTACTCATGTTATTAAAGTTCCAACTGCTTGTATTGCTGGGCTCAGTTTGGTATTTGCCATGCGTTGCGTTGATACTTGCGCATACCCTTAGTCGCGCAATGGCAACGAGCTTAATTGGGCTGTTACCTTACGTACAGCTAGATAATCAAAGTAAAGTTAAGCCTGTGGTAAGGGGGTTATCGCAAAGCGCAAAAGAAAGCCTGTTTGTATGTGCTTTAAGTGTGTTGCTACTTACTTGGGTGTTAGGCTTTTTGAGTTTTTGGTATGCCATAGTGATGGTTATATGTTTATGGCTGATCCGCAAATTGTGCGTGGTTTGGTTTAACAAGCAGTTAGGTGGCTATACAGGAGACTGCTTAGGAGCTGCTCAGCAAATTGCAGAAGTAAGCGTTTACTTGGTTTGTTTAAAGGCGTGGCTATGA
- the cobU gene encoding bifunctional adenosylcobinamide kinase/adenosylcobinamide-phosphate guanylyltransferase, with amino-acid sequence MNSKIQLILGGARSGKSRLAEQRAEQLLADGKVKRLVYVATAQGKDPEMQHRIAHHKTHRSAGWQVVEEPWRLDDVVISHSEQTCILIDCLTLWLTYGLCELGFEAVEQKKQQLIASLKQTTARVILVSNEVGHGIVPLGELSRQFVDQAGWLHQDIAALASRVDFVIAGCLLPLKQEHML; translated from the coding sequence ATGAACTCAAAAATACAGCTTATTTTAGGCGGAGCTCGTTCAGGTAAAAGCCGCCTAGCAGAGCAAAGAGCTGAACAGTTACTTGCAGACGGTAAAGTGAAGCGGCTTGTGTATGTGGCAACGGCACAGGGTAAAGACCCTGAGATGCAACATCGTATAGCACACCATAAAACGCACAGAAGCGCAGGTTGGCAGGTGGTTGAAGAACCTTGGCGGCTTGATGATGTGGTCATATCACACAGCGAACAAACCTGTATTTTGATTGACTGCTTAACGCTATGGCTAACATATGGCTTGTGCGAATTGGGCTTTGAGGCTGTTGAACAAAAGAAACAACAGCTTATTGCGTCATTAAAACAAACTACGGCACGTGTGATATTGGTAAGTAACGAAGTAGGGCATGGCATCGTTCCATTGGGGGAGCTAAGTCGACAGTTTGTGGACCAAGCAGGATGGTTACACCAAGATATTGCGGCGTTGGCAAGTCGCGTAGACTTTGTTATTGCCGGGTGTTTGTTACCACTGAAACAGGAGCACATGCTTTGA
- a CDS encoding cobyric acid synthase, with protein sequence MTTMMIQGTTSDAGKSTLVAGLCRVLARRGISVAPFKPQNMALNSAVTPCGGEIGRAQALQAVAAKVALSTDFNPILLKPNSDTGAQVIIHGRAISNMEAAKYHDYKKVAMQAVLASHQRLKAQYQAILVEGAGSPAEINLRENDIANMGFACEVNCPVIIVADIDKGGVFAHLVGTLALLSEAEQALVKGFVINRFRGDIGLLQSGLDWLEAHTNKPVLGVMPYLHSLNLDAEDAVTVENHVTDKQLSVRVLLLPHISNHTDFDSLRLHPNVDLRYVRHGEQIGAADLIIIPGSKNVISDLTFLHSQSWQSEIMRHLRFGGKVLGICGGLQMLGKAIFDPNNVESNQQQIDALNLADFTTTLTDNKTLTQVCGECLLSGAFESIEGYEIHCGVSEGPALESPFMLFAEHPAGHVRDGFISQDRQIVGTYLHGLFDSPSAAQAILAWASDGRLQTPGFDLAKHREQQLERLADTCEQHLDIDKILALLNDDKNDRESNL encoded by the coding sequence TTGACAACAATGATGATACAAGGCACTACTTCGGATGCAGGTAAAAGTACTTTAGTCGCTGGATTATGTCGCGTGTTGGCTCGCAGAGGGATAAGCGTCGCCCCTTTTAAACCGCAAAATATGGCACTCAATAGTGCGGTAACCCCCTGTGGTGGAGAAATTGGTAGAGCACAAGCTTTGCAAGCGGTGGCGGCAAAGGTTGCGCTCAGTACCGACTTCAATCCCATATTGCTTAAGCCAAATAGTGATACGGGTGCACAGGTGATCATTCATGGTCGCGCAATTAGCAATATGGAAGCCGCCAAATACCACGACTACAAAAAAGTGGCAATGCAGGCCGTGCTGGCTTCTCATCAACGGTTAAAGGCGCAATATCAAGCAATACTGGTTGAAGGTGCTGGTAGCCCAGCAGAAATTAATTTGCGTGAAAATGACATCGCCAATATGGGGTTTGCGTGTGAAGTTAACTGTCCTGTTATCATCGTTGCAGACATAGACAAAGGCGGCGTATTCGCGCACCTGGTAGGGACCTTGGCGCTATTAAGTGAAGCGGAACAAGCTTTAGTTAAAGGTTTTGTGATCAACCGTTTTCGTGGCGATATTGGCTTGTTGCAATCAGGGTTAGATTGGCTTGAGGCGCACACCAACAAGCCAGTTTTGGGTGTTATGCCTTATTTGCACTCACTTAATCTTGATGCTGAAGATGCGGTGACGGTTGAAAACCACGTAACAGATAAACAACTCAGTGTTAGGGTGTTGCTATTGCCGCATATTAGTAATCATACCGACTTTGATAGTTTGCGTTTACACCCAAATGTTGATTTGCGCTATGTACGCCATGGTGAGCAAATTGGCGCTGCTGATTTGATTATTATTCCTGGTAGTAAAAATGTGATAAGCGATTTAACGTTTTTGCACTCACAGTCTTGGCAGAGCGAGATCATGCGTCACTTGCGCTTTGGTGGCAAAGTACTCGGTATATGCGGTGGCCTGCAAATGCTCGGTAAGGCTATTTTTGACCCCAATAATGTAGAATCAAACCAACAACAAATTGACGCATTAAATTTAGCCGACTTTACAACCACACTAACTGACAATAAAACCCTCACTCAGGTTTGTGGAGAATGCCTGCTGTCAGGTGCTTTTGAGAGCATCGAAGGCTACGAAATTCACTGTGGTGTGAGTGAAGGGCCCGCACTAGAAAGCCCGTTTATGCTTTTTGCTGAACACCCGGCAGGGCATGTTAGAGATGGTTTTATATCACAAGATAGGCAAATTGTTGGCACTTACTTACATGGTCTTTTCGACAGCCCAAGTGCGGCACAAGCAATACTGGCATGGGCCAGTGACGGTCGCTTGCAAACGCCAGGTTTTGATTTAGCAAAGCACCGTGAACAACAATTAGAGCGTCTTGCTGACACCTGTGAACAACACCTAGATATCGATAAAATTTTAGCGCTATTGAACGATGATAAAAATGATAGAGAGAGTAATTTATGA
- the cobO gene encoding cob(I)yrinic acid a,c-diamide adenosyltransferase, whose protein sequence is MSDSQTNKDQQKHQQRQQKVKEQVDAKVASADKVQGIFQVITGNGKGKSTSGFGVVARCVGHGKKAVVAQFIKGMWECGERNLLEKAGVPFEVMKTGFTWETQNRETDTIAAQQTWQKAKEWLTDESIDLVLLDELTYMVSYDYIDLEEVLEAIAKRPKMQSVIITGRGAHRKLTDLADTVSEVRNVKHAFESGVKALEGFDF, encoded by the coding sequence ATGAGCGACTCACAAACGAACAAAGATCAGCAAAAACACCAGCAACGACAGCAAAAGGTAAAAGAACAAGTTGATGCCAAAGTTGCCTCAGCCGATAAAGTACAAGGCATTTTTCAAGTAATAACAGGTAACGGAAAAGGGAAGTCGACTTCAGGGTTTGGCGTGGTAGCTCGATGTGTTGGCCATGGTAAAAAAGCAGTGGTTGCACAGTTTATAAAAGGAATGTGGGAATGCGGTGAGCGCAACCTACTAGAAAAAGCAGGTGTCCCTTTTGAGGTTATGAAAACAGGGTTTACTTGGGAGACGCAAAACCGAGAAACCGACACCATAGCAGCGCAACAAACTTGGCAAAAAGCCAAGGAGTGGCTTACAGACGAAAGCATCGACTTAGTTTTATTGGACGAGCTGACTTACATGGTCAGTTATGACTACATCGACCTAGAGGAAGTGCTTGAGGCTATCGCCAAGCGACCAAAAATGCAGTCTGTGATTATTACTGGGCGCGGTGCGCACCGCAAGCTGACAGATTTGGCAGATACAGTGAGTGAAGTGCGTAATGTTAAGCATGCTTTTGAGTCTGGCGTGAAAGCGCTTGAAGGGTTTGATTTTTAA
- a CDS encoding cobalamin-binding protein codes for MKLHYFLWMLVLCGSGVAQAQEAKRIVALAPHIVENLFAIGAGERIVGTVEYADYPAAANNIERIGGYNGISLERVLALQPDLVIAWQSGNKKADLDKLQKLGIKVIYSDTKDIHKVADELRLFGKLTGQHQQAERLAEQFSARFAALKARYKGSQPLRVFYQLWPEPMMTINQNTWLHQLLEVCAVENVFADNSADYPQISIENVLKTKPQVIVLPREKSKKEVPTINWQAWPEIPAVKQQQFINVDADLLHRYSTRVLDGVTDLCDKLQQARSHYYKG; via the coding sequence ATGAAATTACATTACTTTCTATGGATGCTGGTGCTATGTGGGAGCGGTGTAGCTCAAGCGCAAGAGGCGAAACGTATTGTGGCGCTTGCCCCGCATATTGTAGAGAACTTATTTGCCATTGGAGCGGGGGAGCGCATAGTCGGTACTGTTGAATACGCCGATTACCCCGCAGCAGCGAACAATATTGAACGCATTGGCGGTTATAACGGTATTTCACTTGAAAGGGTATTAGCGCTGCAACCTGACTTGGTCATAGCTTGGCAATCTGGTAATAAAAAGGCGGATCTCGACAAGCTGCAAAAGCTCGGCATAAAAGTAATTTATAGTGATACCAAAGATATACACAAGGTCGCTGATGAGCTGCGTTTGTTTGGCAAACTAACAGGGCAACACCAACAAGCAGAGCGCTTGGCAGAACAGTTTTCAGCGCGTTTTGCAGCCTTAAAAGCACGCTACAAAGGCAGCCAGCCTTTACGCGTGTTTTATCAATTGTGGCCAGAGCCTATGATGACCATAAATCAAAACACTTGGCTGCATCAGTTACTTGAAGTCTGCGCCGTAGAAAATGTGTTTGCAGATAATTCAGCTGACTATCCGCAAATCAGTATTGAAAATGTATTGAAAACCAAACCTCAAGTGATTGTACTACCCCGCGAGAAAAGCAAAAAAGAGGTGCCGACTATAAACTGGCAGGCGTGGCCTGAGATCCCCGCGGTAAAACAACAGCAGTTTATAAACGTTGATGCGGACTTACTCCATCGTTACAGCACCAGAGTGCTTGATGGAGTCACAGACTTATGTGATAAACTGCAACAAGCACGCTCGCATTATTACAAAGGTTGA
- the ung gene encoding uracil-DNA glycosylase, with product MTTWEDLLAQEKQQSYLQETLSYVAQRRSEGVTVFPPQEQIFEAFKMTPFDKVKVVILGQDPYHGPNQAHGLCFSVLPGVKPPPSLANMYKELAQDIAGFTIPEHGYLRAWAEQGVLLLNTVLTVEQGSAHSHKKLGWERFTDVVIEQINAHSEGVIFLLWGAHAQKKGKNIDAQRHHILHAPHPSPLSAHRGFFGCQHFSKTNHLLQNMGKQPINWQV from the coding sequence ATGACAACGTGGGAAGATTTACTCGCTCAAGAAAAACAACAAAGCTATTTGCAAGAAACCTTGAGCTATGTGGCGCAAAGACGCAGTGAAGGTGTCACGGTATTCCCGCCGCAAGAGCAGATATTTGAAGCATTCAAGATGACTCCTTTTGATAAAGTGAAGGTCGTGATTTTAGGGCAAGATCCCTATCATGGGCCTAATCAAGCACATGGTCTGTGTTTTTCTGTACTACCGGGAGTCAAGCCTCCGCCCTCATTGGCAAACATGTATAAAGAGCTAGCGCAAGATATCGCGGGTTTTACTATACCTGAGCACGGCTATTTGCGCGCATGGGCTGAGCAAGGGGTACTGTTACTTAATACGGTATTGACGGTTGAGCAGGGCAGCGCACACTCACATAAAAAACTAGGATGGGAGCGCTTTACAGATGTGGTCATTGAGCAGATAAATGCACACAGCGAGGGAGTGATATTTTTACTTTGGGGAGCACACGCTCAGAAAAAAGGCAAAAACATAGACGCTCAGCGCCATCATATATTGCATGCTCCACACCCATCTCCTTTATCTGCCCATCGTGGCTTTTTTGGTTGTCAGCATTTTTCAAAAACTAATCATCTACTGCAAAATATGGGAAAGCAGCCTATTAACTGGCAGGTATAA
- a CDS encoding DUF3545 family protein, which produces MDSLDDIIAVLEGPETTKRTSQKKQKRKWREIEALKDKQRLRKELQELDYFADNLDLDDLDFI; this is translated from the coding sequence ATGGATAGCCTAGACGATATTATTGCGGTATTAGAAGGTCCTGAAACAACAAAACGAACCTCTCAAAAAAAGCAAAAACGAAAGTGGCGTGAAATTGAAGCGCTAAAAGATAAACAGCGTCTTCGCAAAGAATTACAGGAATTAGATTACTTCGCAGACAACCTAGATTTAGATGACTTGGACTTTATTTAA
- the tal gene encoding transaldolase, whose protein sequence is MTSALDRLKQHSSIVADTGDIEAIRKHQPEDATTNPSLLLKASEMPAYQAYLNKAWDYAKSAETDADKQLELACDYFAVLIGKEISDIVPGYISTEVDARLSFDTQATIAKAKTLLALYQKEGVSQDNILIKIASTWEGIKAAEQLEKEGIKCNLTLLFSQAQARACADANVFLISPFVGRILDWHVANGLAKPTDPLADPGVQSVRSIYEFYKRHDYKTVVMGASFRNTGEIIALTGCDKLTISPALLEELGEITDAKEYLLESNYQVEAKPAPLTEAQFRWLHNEDAMATEKLAEGIRAFAKAQEELEARFKAL, encoded by the coding sequence ATGACATCAGCACTAGATAGGCTAAAACAACACTCTTCGATTGTTGCTGACACCGGCGATATAGAAGCCATTCGCAAACACCAACCTGAGGACGCGACAACCAACCCGTCACTACTTCTAAAAGCCAGCGAAATGCCAGCATACCAAGCCTATCTGAACAAAGCATGGGATTATGCTAAAAGTGCAGAAACAGACGCAGACAAGCAACTAGAGCTTGCATGCGACTATTTTGCAGTACTGATAGGTAAAGAAATATCGGATATTGTACCGGGTTATATCTCTACTGAAGTAGATGCTCGCTTATCATTTGATACTCAAGCGACTATTGCAAAAGCAAAAACCTTACTTGCGCTTTATCAAAAAGAAGGCGTAAGCCAAGATAACATTCTCATCAAAATAGCTTCTACGTGGGAAGGCATTAAAGCAGCCGAACAGTTAGAAAAAGAAGGCATAAAATGTAACTTAACACTCCTGTTCAGCCAAGCCCAAGCCAGAGCTTGTGCAGACGCTAACGTCTTCTTAATTTCTCCTTTTGTTGGTCGTATTTTAGATTGGCATGTTGCCAACGGCCTTGCCAAACCAACTGATCCACTTGCTGATCCGGGCGTGCAATCAGTACGTAGCATTTATGAGTTTTACAAACGTCATGATTACAAAACAGTGGTAATGGGTGCTAGCTTCCGTAACACCGGTGAAATCATTGCTCTTACTGGCTGTGACAAGTTGACCATTAGCCCAGCTCTGCTTGAAGAGCTTGGTGAAATAACTGATGCAAAAGAATATTTGCTTGAAAGCAACTATCAAGTAGAAGCAAAACCTGCGCCATTAACTGAAGCGCAATTCCGTTGGTTACACAACGAAGATGCTATGGCGACTGAAAAGCTAGCTGAAGGTATTCGCGCATTTGCCAAAGCGCAAGAAGAATTAGAAGCACGCTTTAAAGCGCTCTAA
- the yaaA gene encoding peroxide stress protein YaaA, which produces MITVISPAKNLDFETPATVTQFTQPELLEHSEELIKVCRTLSPQQVGSLMKISDKLAGLNVARFSEWSQPFTVTNAKQAVLAFNGDVYTGLDASTLSTEELNYAQSHLRILSGLYGVLKPLDLMQAYRLEMGTKLENSRGKNLYEFWGSIIAEKLNEALVQAQATQLVNLASNEYFKAVDKKSLKADIITPIFKDCKNGQYKVISFYAKKARGMMARYIMEQKVTSLEELKRFDVAGYYYSEEATIKNNEPVFLRAEQN; this is translated from the coding sequence ATGATCACGGTAATCTCACCCGCAAAAAACTTGGATTTTGAAACCCCTGCGACTGTCACACAATTTACTCAGCCCGAGTTATTGGAGCACAGCGAAGAGCTGATTAAAGTCTGTCGGACATTATCGCCGCAGCAAGTGGGCAGTTTGATGAAAATCAGCGATAAGCTTGCGGGGTTGAACGTGGCCCGCTTTAGTGAATGGTCGCAACCATTTACTGTAACTAACGCAAAGCAAGCAGTACTCGCTTTTAACGGTGATGTTTACACAGGTCTTGATGCCAGTACATTAAGCACTGAAGAACTTAACTATGCACAGAGCCACTTGAGGATTTTATCTGGCTTATATGGCGTGTTAAAACCACTCGACTTAATGCAAGCGTACCGACTTGAAATGGGCACTAAGTTAGAAAATAGTCGAGGTAAGAACTTATATGAGTTTTGGGGGAGTATCATTGCTGAAAAACTCAATGAGGCACTAGTGCAGGCTCAAGCAACACAGCTTGTTAACTTAGCGTCAAATGAGTATTTTAAAGCGGTTGATAAAAAATCGCTTAAGGCGGATATCATTACGCCAATTTTTAAAGATTGTAAAAATGGACAATATAAAGTGATTAGCTTTTATGCCAAAAAAGCACGCGGCATGATGGCAAGGTATATCATGGAGCAAAAAGTAACCTCACTAGAAGAGTTAAAGCGTTTTGATGTTGCAGGTTATTATTATAGTGAAGAAGCAACCATTAAAAATAATGAGCCTGTATTTTTAAGGGCAGAGCAAAACTAG
- a CDS encoding MFS transporter: protein MNKNVLLLAICQGLITTGNILLVTIAALVGQALSPSEGFTTFPIATQMLGLLFTTIPASLIMAKMGRRVGFSLGNLIGISGTVLGFYSLTSSEFWLFSLATFLIGIGIGFATLYRFAAIEASDNPATAISTIMASGVVAAVLGPNIAVWVNHYFVSINYANVFIALSALYCLALALLQAVTFNEVDRKKTQPHSRSLKQIISQPKFITAVLVAMVSYTTMNLLMTATPLAMHRHGFDLSASALVIEWHVLGMFVPSFFTGKLITKFGQTHVMTAGALVVLGCCVVNLLGVTHWHFLLALCLLGVGWNFMFISATHMVSETYQEHERAKAQASNEFLVFSMVAVSSLAAGWLEAVIGWQALNFVAIPMMLFILLIVSFYKMTLKRFAISH, encoded by the coding sequence ATGAACAAAAATGTATTGTTATTGGCTATTTGTCAGGGGTTAATTACGACGGGCAATATTTTACTCGTCACTATCGCTGCGTTGGTAGGGCAGGCGCTAAGCCCTAGCGAAGGATTTACGACATTTCCGATTGCAACGCAAATGTTGGGTTTGTTATTTACCACAATTCCTGCATCTTTAATCATGGCCAAAATGGGTCGCCGCGTTGGTTTTTCTTTAGGTAATTTAATCGGCATTAGTGGCACGGTATTAGGCTTTTATTCTTTAACTAGCAGCGAATTTTGGTTGTTTAGCTTGGCTACTTTCTTAATTGGAATTGGCATTGGCTTTGCGACTTTGTACCGTTTTGCGGCCATTGAAGCCAGTGATAATCCAGCAACAGCCATATCAACCATTATGGCAAGTGGGGTTGTTGCCGCTGTGTTAGGCCCGAATATTGCGGTTTGGGTTAACCATTATTTTGTATCAATCAACTATGCCAATGTGTTTATTGCCTTATCTGCGCTGTATTGTCTTGCTTTAGCGCTCCTTCAAGCGGTTACGTTTAATGAAGTGGATCGTAAAAAAACACAACCCCACTCGCGCTCTTTGAAGCAGATCATTAGTCAGCCCAAATTTATTACCGCAGTTTTGGTGGCAATGGTCAGTTATACAACAATGAATTTGCTAATGACCGCCACACCACTGGCGATGCATCGTCATGGTTTTGACTTAAGCGCTTCGGCATTGGTGATTGAGTGGCACGTTTTGGGTATGTTTGTGCCTTCATTTTTTACTGGTAAATTGATCACAAAATTTGGACAAACGCATGTTATGACCGCAGGTGCGTTAGTCGTATTGGGGTGCTGTGTTGTTAATTTGCTTGGCGTTACTCATTGGCACTTTTTATTAGCGTTATGCTTGTTGGGAGTGGGGTGGAACTTTATGTTTATCTCAGCCACTCATATGGTCAGTGAGACCTACCAAGAACATGAACGTGCCAAGGCACAGGCTAGTAATGAGTTTTTAGTGTTCAGCATGGTGGCTGTGTCTTCTTTAGCTGCAGGCTGGCTAGAAGCAGTGATTGGTTGGCAGGCACTAAACTTTGTGGCCATACCCATGATGCTTTTCATTTTGTTGATAGTCAGTTTTTATAAAATGACACTAAAACGCTTCGCGATATCCCATTAA